One genomic window of Comamonas serinivorans includes the following:
- a CDS encoding tripartite tricarboxylate transporter substrate binding protein — MLFRNNLSSMARRGVLTLALAPLLAGTAMAQTPWPNAMIKLVVPFPAGGPTDTAARIAGQKLGERLKQTVVIDNRAGASGSIAASQVTKVRPDGYTLMMLATPTLLAPHLIKTSYDPARDFTPVAMVYDLPIVLVVNPRLLPQVTDLKSLIAQAHADKHLNYTSAGTGSFGHLSMELLKQMGGFEMQHVPYKGSSPAIADTIGGQVPAMFADLVAALPHIKAGKLRAIAVGSPERIEVLPQVKTVAEQGFAGYQAVSWGGLVAPPGTPKAVVDRVAAEMKQILDEPETRAKMAGAGAFAHFVPPAQFGQRIAQDYQKWGQVIRDKHIAGD, encoded by the coding sequence ATGCTGTTCCGAAACAACCTGTCTTCGATGGCGCGCCGCGGCGTGCTGACCCTGGCGCTCGCCCCCCTGCTGGCGGGCACGGCCATGGCGCAAACCCCGTGGCCCAACGCCATGATCAAGCTCGTGGTGCCGTTCCCGGCCGGCGGGCCGACCGACACGGCCGCGCGCATCGCGGGTCAGAAACTGGGCGAACGCCTCAAGCAGACGGTGGTGATCGACAACCGCGCCGGTGCCTCGGGCTCGATCGCCGCGAGCCAAGTGACCAAGGTGCGGCCCGATGGCTACACCCTGATGATGCTGGCCACGCCCACGCTGCTGGCCCCGCACCTGATCAAGACCAGCTACGACCCGGCGCGTGATTTCACGCCCGTGGCCATGGTGTACGACCTGCCCATCGTGCTGGTGGTCAACCCGCGCCTGCTGCCGCAGGTGACGGACCTGAAGTCGCTGATCGCGCAGGCCCATGCCGACAAGCACCTGAACTACACCAGCGCCGGCACCGGCAGCTTTGGCCACCTGAGCATGGAGCTGCTCAAGCAGATGGGCGGCTTCGAGATGCAGCACGTGCCCTACAAGGGCAGCAGCCCCGCCATCGCCGACACCATCGGTGGTCAGGTGCCGGCGATGTTCGCCGACCTGGTGGCCGCGCTGCCGCACATCAAGGCGGGCAAGCTGCGCGCGATTGCCGTGGGCTCGCCCGAGCGCATCGAGGTGCTGCCGCAGGTCAAGACCGTGGCCGAACAGGGCTTCGCCGGCTACCAGGCCGTGTCCTGGGGCGGACTGGTCGCGCCGCCCGGCACGCCCAAGGCGGTGGTCGACCGCGTCGCGGCCGAGATGAAGCAGATCCTCGACGAACCCGAGACGCGCGCCAAAATGGCCGGCGCCGGGGCGTTTGCCCACTTCGTGCCGCCGGCGCAGTTTGGCCAGCGCATTGCACAGGACTACCAGAAATGGGGTCAGGTGATCCGAGACAAGCACATTGCAGGCGACTGA
- a CDS encoding electron transfer flavoprotein subunit alpha/FixB family protein, whose protein sequence is MTALVIAEHDNASLKSATLNTVTAALACGGDVHVLVAGEGAAAAAAAAAQIAGVAKVIHADGAALKNGLAENVAAQVLAIAGNYSHILFPATASGKNIAPRVAAKLDVAQISDITKVDSADTFERPIYAGNAIATVQSTDAVKVITVRGTGFDAAAATGGAAAVETVAAVADTGKAKFLGAEIAKSDRPELTAAKIIVSGGRALGSKEKFDEVITPLADKLGAAIGASRAAVDAGYAANDLQVGQTGKIVAPQLYIACGISGAIQHLAGMKDSKVIVAINKDPEAPIFSVADYGLEADLFAAVPELVQAV, encoded by the coding sequence ATGACCGCACTCGTCATCGCCGAACACGACAACGCCAGCCTCAAATCGGCCACCCTCAACACCGTCACCGCCGCTCTCGCCTGCGGTGGCGACGTCCACGTCCTCGTCGCCGGAGAAGGCGCCGCCGCCGCTGCCGCTGCCGCCGCCCAGATCGCCGGCGTGGCCAAAGTCATCCACGCCGACGGCGCCGCCCTGAAGAACGGCCTGGCCGAAAACGTCGCCGCGCAAGTGCTCGCCATCGCCGGCAACTACAGCCACATCCTCTTCCCCGCCACCGCCTCGGGCAAGAACATCGCCCCGCGCGTGGCCGCCAAACTCGACGTCGCCCAAATCAGCGACATCACCAAAGTGGACAGCGCCGACACCTTCGAGCGCCCCATCTACGCCGGCAACGCCATCGCCACCGTCCAATCCACCGACGCCGTCAAAGTCATCACCGTGCGCGGCACCGGCTTTGACGCCGCCGCCGCCACCGGTGGCGCCGCCGCCGTGGAAACCGTCGCCGCCGTCGCCGACACCGGCAAAGCCAAATTCCTCGGCGCCGAAATCGCCAAGAGCGACCGTCCCGAGCTCACCGCCGCCAAGATCATCGTCTCCGGTGGCCGTGCCCTGGGCAGCAAAGAAAAGTTCGACGAAGTCATCACCCCGCTGGCCGACAAGCTCGGCGCCGCCATCGGTGCCAGCCGCGCCGCGGTCGACGCCGGCTACGCCGCCAACGACCTGCAGGTGGGCCAGACCGGCAAGATCGTGGCCCCGCAGCTGTACATCGCCTGCGGCATCTCGGGCGCCATCCAGCACTTGGCCGGCATGAAGGACTCCAAGGTGATCGTGGCGATCAACAAGGACCCCGAAGCGCCGATCTTCTCGGTGGCCGACTACGGCCTGGAGGCTGACCTGTTCGCGGCCGTGCCCGAGCTGGTCCAGGCCGTGTGA
- a CDS encoding NAD(P)H-dependent flavin oxidoreductase: MKTKITEMLGIEYPIIQGGMQWVGRAELASAVSNAGGLGILTALTQPTPADLAKEIERCKTMTSKPFGVNITLLPIVKAPPYEEIVQVIIDGGVKVVETAGNSPKEFTAKLKDAGIVVVHKCTSVRHALSAQRNGVDAISIDGFECAGHPGEDDVPGLVLIPAAARALSIPIIASGGIATGAGMAAALTLGAEGVNMGTRFMATKEAPIHDNIKQALVAAGERDTRLMFRTMRNTSRVLANDISNEVVEAERRPGGVKFEEIHHLVAGVRGRAAMESGQVNDGVVSAGQVVGLIDDVPTCQELIQRMVKECREALARATAWAA; the protein is encoded by the coding sequence ATGAAGACAAAAATCACCGAGATGCTGGGCATCGAATACCCGATCATCCAGGGCGGCATGCAGTGGGTGGGCCGTGCCGAACTCGCCTCGGCCGTGTCCAACGCGGGCGGCCTGGGTATCCTGACCGCGCTGACCCAGCCCACGCCGGCTGACCTGGCCAAGGAAATCGAACGCTGCAAGACCATGACGAGCAAGCCGTTCGGCGTGAACATCACGCTGTTGCCCATCGTCAAGGCGCCTCCGTACGAAGAAATCGTGCAGGTCATCATCGACGGCGGCGTCAAGGTCGTGGAAACCGCGGGCAACAGCCCCAAGGAATTCACCGCCAAGCTCAAGGACGCCGGCATCGTCGTGGTCCACAAGTGCACGTCGGTGCGTCACGCCCTGTCGGCCCAGCGCAATGGCGTGGATGCCATCTCCATCGACGGCTTCGAGTGCGCCGGTCACCCCGGTGAAGACGACGTGCCCGGCCTGGTGCTGATTCCGGCCGCTGCGCGTGCGCTCAGCATCCCCATCATCGCCTCGGGCGGCATCGCCACCGGCGCCGGCATGGCCGCTGCCCTGACCCTGGGTGCCGAAGGCGTGAACATGGGCACGCGCTTCATGGCGACGAAAGAAGCGCCCATCCACGACAACATCAAGCAGGCCCTGGTGGCCGCTGGTGAACGCGACACGCGCCTGATGTTCCGCACCATGCGCAACACCTCGCGCGTGCTGGCCAACGACATCTCCAACGAGGTCGTCGAAGCCGAACGCCGTCCCGGTGGCGTCAAGTTCGAAGAAATCCACCACCTGGTGGCCGGTGTCCGTGGCCGTGCCGCCATGGAAAGCGGCCAGGTCAACGACGGCGTGGTCTCGGCCGGCCAGGTCGTGGGCCTGATCGACGACGTGCCCACCTGCCAGGAGCTGATCCAGCGCATGGTCAAGGAATGCCGCGAGGCCCTGGCCCGCGCCACCGCCTGGGCCGCCTGA
- a CDS encoding electron transfer flavoprotein subunit beta/FixA family protein — protein sequence MKILVPVKRVVDYNVKVRVKADGTGVDIANVKMSMNPFDEIAVEEAVRLKEKGVATEVIAVSCGVAQCQETLRTAMAIGADRGILVESADELQPLAVAKLLKALVDKEQPGLVICGKQAIDDDANQTGQMLAALGDWGQATFASKVEVDGANVKVTREVDGGLETIELSQPAVITTDLRLNEPRYVTLPNIMKAKKKPLETVKPADLGVDVAPRLKTLKVSEPPKRGAGVKVPDVATLVDKLKNEAKVI from the coding sequence ATGAAAATTCTCGTCCCCGTCAAACGCGTGGTGGACTACAACGTCAAGGTTCGTGTCAAGGCGGACGGCACGGGTGTGGACATTGCCAACGTCAAGATGAGCATGAACCCCTTTGACGAGATTGCCGTCGAAGAAGCGGTGCGGCTGAAAGAAAAAGGCGTGGCCACCGAAGTCATCGCCGTCTCGTGCGGCGTGGCGCAGTGCCAGGAAACCCTGCGCACCGCCATGGCCATCGGTGCCGACCGCGGCATCCTGGTCGAGTCCGCCGACGAACTGCAGCCCCTGGCTGTCGCCAAGCTGCTCAAGGCCCTGGTCGACAAAGAGCAACCCGGCCTCGTCATCTGCGGCAAGCAAGCCATCGACGACGACGCCAACCAGACCGGCCAGATGCTCGCCGCCCTGGGCGACTGGGGCCAGGCCACCTTCGCCTCCAAGGTCGAAGTCGACGGCGCCAACGTCAAAGTCACGCGTGAAGTCGACGGCGGCCTCGAAACCATCGAGCTCAGCCAGCCGGCCGTCATCACCACCGACCTGCGCCTGAACGAGCCGCGCTACGTCACCTTGCCCAACATCATGAAGGCCAAGAAAAAGCCGCTGGAAACCGTCAAGCCCGCCGACCTCGGCGTCGACGTCGCCCCGCGCCTCAAAACCCTCAAAGTGTCCGAGCCGCCCAAGCGCGGTGCCGGCGTCAAAGTGCCCGACGTCGCCACCCTGGTCGACAAGCTCAAGAACGAAGCCAAAGTCATCTGA
- a CDS encoding Bug family tripartite tricarboxylate transporter substrate binding protein, with amino-acid sequence MLLFRNQRHSLHTPVVYARRQLLTLGAAGLAVPALLAATPALADAWPHKAITIVVPAAAGGTTDMAARLLAQDMGQQLGQSVVVDNRAGGGGIIGTQAALAAKPDGYTLLMGNIGPNAINYSMYKKLPYKPADLVPLTNVISVPNVLVVHADSPFKTVAELIAYAKANPTKITMGSTGTGQSPHMSAEMFMQRAGFTAPHAPYKGAGPAVQGLLGKQFDFMIDNLPSSLPHIQAGKFRALAVTSAKRNPALPNIPTMAEAGVKDMVVTAWFGLFAPAGVPQAVQDKVHAAAAHALQQPEVRKRLTEQMGGEVGGESQADYKAFVAGEIQRWSQVVKQAGISAD; translated from the coding sequence ATGTTGTTGTTTCGGAATCAACGTCATTCGCTGCATACTCCTGTTGTGTATGCGCGCCGCCAGCTGCTGACGCTGGGTGCCGCCGGACTGGCCGTGCCGGCGCTGCTGGCGGCCACGCCCGCCCTGGCCGACGCCTGGCCCCACAAAGCCATCACCATCGTCGTGCCCGCCGCGGCTGGCGGCACCACCGACATGGCGGCCCGCCTGCTGGCGCAGGACATGGGTCAGCAGCTGGGCCAGAGCGTGGTGGTCGACAACCGCGCCGGCGGTGGCGGCATCATCGGCACGCAGGCCGCGCTGGCGGCCAAGCCCGATGGCTACACGCTGCTGATGGGCAACATCGGCCCCAACGCCATCAACTACAGCATGTACAAAAAGCTGCCGTACAAGCCGGCAGACCTGGTGCCGCTGACCAACGTCATCTCGGTGCCCAACGTGCTGGTCGTGCATGCCGATTCGCCCTTCAAGACCGTGGCCGAGCTGATCGCCTACGCCAAGGCCAACCCGACCAAGATCACCATGGGCTCGACCGGCACCGGCCAGTCGCCCCACATGTCGGCCGAAATGTTCATGCAGCGCGCCGGCTTCACGGCGCCCCACGCGCCCTACAAAGGCGCCGGCCCGGCCGTGCAGGGCCTGCTGGGCAAGCAGTTCGACTTCATGATCGACAACCTGCCCAGCTCGCTGCCGCACATCCAGGCCGGCAAGTTCCGCGCCCTGGCCGTCACCAGTGCCAAGCGCAACCCTGCGCTGCCCAACATCCCCACCATGGCCGAAGCCGGCGTGAAGGACATGGTCGTCACCGCCTGGTTCGGCCTGTTTGCACCGGCTGGCGTGCCCCAGGCCGTGCAGGACAAGGTCCACGCCGCCGCCGCGCACGCCCTGCAGCAGCCCGAGGTGCGCAAGCGCCTGACCGAGCAGATGGGCGGCGAGGTCGGCGGCGAATCGCAGGCCGACTACAAGGCCTTCGTCGCGGGCGAAATCCAGCGCTGGTCGCAGGTGGTGAAGCAGGCCGGCATCTCGGCCGATTGA
- a CDS encoding CaiB/BaiF CoA transferase family protein: MTTQQLPDDMDFPLEGVRVLDLSRVFAGPMCGMVLADFGAEVIKIEHPGRGDDTRDWGMRVGTTTTTYFNAMNRNKRSITVDLQTPEGVKLIHDLIPQFDVVVQNFKTGGADKLGLGYEQLKAIKPDLIYCSIAGYDSSGPEAKRPGYDLVIQAESGLMNINGEPTQPPLKFGVAVVDLMTGMYSAQAVLAALFRRERTGKGRHIEMALYDCGLTVTSYYGLDALLLGHDAARIGNAHPSIVPYGMFEAADGPLIIAVGNNGQFNRFCNEVIDRPDIPQNPNYKTNLDRATHRETLVPIILAAIKAMPRATLLERLSACGVPCGEVAGVHEALTSERTRRGGLIQRMPHPEAGEADVFAPPYRLDGKRLPVRAIPPTLGEGTRELLQGLLQLSEDELQALKAKGVLTLPEQA; the protein is encoded by the coding sequence ATGACCACCCAACAACTGCCCGACGACATGGACTTCCCGCTGGAAGGCGTGCGCGTGCTCGACCTCTCCCGCGTGTTTGCCGGCCCCATGTGCGGCATGGTGCTGGCCGATTTCGGCGCCGAAGTGATCAAGATCGAACACCCGGGCCGCGGCGACGACACGCGCGACTGGGGCATGCGCGTGGGCACCACGACCACGACCTACTTCAACGCGATGAACCGCAACAAGCGCTCCATCACCGTTGACCTGCAGACGCCCGAAGGCGTGAAGCTGATCCATGACCTGATCCCGCAGTTCGACGTCGTGGTGCAGAACTTCAAGACCGGCGGTGCCGACAAACTGGGCCTGGGCTACGAGCAGCTCAAGGCCATCAAGCCCGACCTGATCTACTGCTCCATCGCCGGCTACGACAGCTCGGGCCCCGAAGCCAAGCGCCCCGGCTACGACCTCGTCATCCAGGCCGAATCGGGCCTCATGAACATCAACGGCGAGCCGACGCAGCCGCCGCTCAAGTTCGGCGTTGCCGTGGTCGACCTGATGACCGGCATGTACTCGGCCCAGGCCGTGCTGGCCGCGCTGTTCCGCCGCGAGCGCACGGGCAAGGGTCGCCACATCGAGATGGCGCTGTACGACTGCGGCCTCACCGTCACTTCGTACTACGGCCTGGACGCGCTGCTGCTGGGCCACGATGCGGCCCGCATCGGCAACGCCCACCCGTCCATCGTGCCCTACGGCATGTTCGAGGCCGCCGACGGTCCGCTGATCATCGCCGTCGGCAACAACGGCCAGTTCAACCGCTTCTGCAACGAGGTGATCGACCGCCCCGACATCCCGCAGAACCCCAACTACAAGACCAACCTGGACCGCGCCACGCACCGCGAAACGCTGGTGCCCATCATCCTGGCCGCCATCAAGGCCATGCCGCGCGCCACGTTGCTCGAGCGCCTCTCGGCCTGCGGCGTGCCCTGCGGCGAGGTGGCCGGTGTGCACGAAGCGCTGACCAGCGAACGCACCCGCCGCGGCGGCTTGATTCAACGCATGCCTCACCCCGAAGCCGGCGAAGCCGATGTGTTCGCGCCGCCCTACCGCCTGGACGGCAAGCGCCTGCCCGTGCGCGCCATTCCGCCCACGCTGGGCGAGGGCACGCGCGAGCTGCTGCAAGGCTTGCTCCAGCTGTCCGAGGACGAGCTGCAGGCCCTCAAGGCCAAGGGCGTGCTGACGCTGCCAGAACAGGCGTGA
- a CDS encoding PaaI family thioesterase translates to MSSTADIQDAAALAARKAELKAKADALFAKVTFNQMIGLKREFAEAGVSRLVLPINPQLFNNFGVVHGGVLMSMLDSTMTAAALSRFEFERLVVTVDLQTQFVKSGRGVLTGHGKVVGGGKSLAFCEGRIEDEQGDLVAKASAVFKYVTSA, encoded by the coding sequence ATGAGCAGTACTGCTGACATTCAAGACGCTGCGGCGCTGGCCGCCCGCAAGGCCGAACTGAAGGCCAAGGCCGATGCCTTGTTCGCCAAGGTCACCTTCAACCAGATGATTGGCCTGAAGCGCGAGTTTGCCGAGGCTGGCGTCTCGCGCCTGGTGCTGCCCATCAACCCGCAGCTGTTCAACAACTTTGGCGTCGTGCACGGCGGCGTGCTCATGTCCATGCTGGACAGCACCATGACGGCCGCGGCGCTGTCGCGCTTCGAGTTCGAGCGCCTGGTGGTCACCGTCGACCTGCAGACGCAGTTCGTCAAATCCGGACGCGGCGTGCTCACCGGCCACGGCAAGGTCGTGGGCGGCGGCAAGTCGCTGGCCTTCTGCGAGGGCCGCATCGAGGACGAACAGGGCGACCTTGTGGCCAAGGCCTCGGCCGTGTTCAAGTACGTGACCTCCGCCTGA
- a CDS encoding acyl-CoA dehydrogenase family protein, translating to MIRDPETMNVFVDTVQRFVRERLVPAEEVVAETDAIPADIVQEMKDMGMFGLTVPEEFGGLGLTMEEEVLVMLEMGKTSPAFRSLFGTTVGIGSQGILMDGTAEQKAEYLPKLASGELIASFALTEPDAGSDAASLRTTAVRDGDDYIVNGTKRFITNSPHAGIFTLMARTNPDNKGAGGVSAFIVDAKSPGISIGKIDKKMGQKGAHTADVIFENCRVPAKNIIGLKEGQGFKTAMKVLEKGRIHIAAIAVGCAERMLQDSLAYAMERKQFGEPIANFQLVQAMLADGQAELYAARCMVLDAARRRDDGKDVAVEASCCKMFATEACGRIADRAVQIFGGAGYLSEYGIERFYRDVRLFRLYEGTTQIQQIVIGRGMVKNGHVS from the coding sequence ATGATCCGCGATCCAGAAACCATGAACGTCTTCGTCGACACCGTGCAGCGTTTTGTGCGCGAGCGCCTGGTGCCGGCCGAAGAGGTGGTGGCGGAGACCGATGCCATCCCGGCCGACATCGTGCAGGAGATGAAGGACATGGGCATGTTCGGCCTGACGGTGCCCGAGGAGTTCGGCGGCCTGGGCCTGACCATGGAAGAGGAGGTGCTGGTCATGCTCGAGATGGGCAAGACCTCGCCGGCCTTCCGCTCGCTGTTCGGCACCACCGTGGGCATCGGCTCGCAAGGCATCCTGATGGACGGCACGGCCGAGCAGAAGGCCGAGTACCTGCCCAAGCTGGCCAGCGGCGAGCTCATCGCCTCGTTCGCGCTGACCGAGCCCGATGCCGGCTCGGACGCGGCCTCGCTGCGCACCACCGCCGTGCGCGACGGCGACGACTACATCGTCAACGGCACCAAGCGCTTCATCACCAACTCGCCGCACGCGGGCATCTTCACGCTGATGGCGCGCACCAACCCCGACAACAAGGGCGCGGGTGGCGTGTCGGCCTTCATCGTCGATGCCAAGTCGCCCGGCATCAGCATCGGCAAGATCGACAAGAAGATGGGCCAGAAGGGCGCCCACACGGCCGACGTGATCTTCGAGAACTGCCGCGTGCCGGCCAAAAACATCATCGGCCTGAAGGAAGGCCAGGGCTTCAAGACCGCGATGAAGGTGCTGGAAAAAGGCCGCATCCACATCGCCGCCATCGCCGTGGGCTGCGCCGAGCGCATGCTGCAGGATTCGCTGGCCTATGCCATGGAGCGCAAGCAGTTCGGCGAGCCCATCGCCAACTTCCAGCTCGTGCAGGCCATGCTGGCCGATGGCCAGGCCGAGCTGTACGCCGCGCGCTGCATGGTGCTCGACGCCGCACGTCGCCGCGATGACGGCAAGGACGTGGCGGTCGAGGCGTCGTGCTGCAAGATGTTCGCCACCGAAGCCTGCGGCCGCATCGCCGACCGCGCTGTGCAGATCTTTGGCGGTGCCGGCTACCTGAGCGAATACGGCATCGAACGTTTCTACCGCGACGTGCGCCTGTTCCGTCTGTACGAGGGCACAACCCAGATTCAGCAGATTGTGATCGGGCGTGGCATGGTCAAAAACGGCCACGTGAGCTGA